From Pseudomonas putida, one genomic window encodes:
- a CDS encoding Nif3-like dinuclear metal center hexameric protein gives MAVALDTLVEEAERYLGSAKIQDYCPNGLQVEGRPQVSRIVSGVTASQALLDAAVEAQADLVLVHHGYFWKGENPCITGIKQRRLKTLLKHDISLLAFHLPLDVHPEVGNNVQLARQLDITVEGPLDPNNPKVVGLVGSLAEPVTARDFARRVQEVTGREPLLVEGDQVIRRVGWCTGGGQGYIDTAIAAGVDVFISGEASEQTYHSARENGVSFIAAGHHATERYGVQALGDYLARRFALEHLFIDCPNPI, from the coding sequence ATGGCCGTCGCCCTTGACACCCTGGTTGAAGAAGCCGAGCGTTACCTGGGTAGCGCAAAAATCCAGGATTACTGCCCCAACGGCCTGCAAGTCGAAGGCCGCCCGCAGGTCAGCCGCATCGTCAGCGGCGTCACCGCCAGCCAGGCATTGCTCGATGCCGCAGTCGAGGCACAGGCCGACCTGGTACTGGTGCACCACGGTTATTTCTGGAAGGGCGAGAACCCGTGCATCACGGGGATCAAGCAGCGCCGCCTGAAGACCCTGCTCAAGCACGACATCAGCCTGTTGGCCTTTCATCTGCCGCTGGATGTGCACCCTGAGGTCGGCAACAACGTACAACTGGCCCGCCAACTGGATATCACTGTCGAAGGGCCGCTGGACCCGAATAATCCCAAGGTGGTCGGGCTGGTAGGTTCGCTGGCCGAGCCTGTGACGGCGCGCGATTTCGCCCGCCGTGTGCAGGAGGTCACGGGGCGTGAGCCGCTGCTGGTCGAGGGTGACCAGGTGATCCGTCGCGTCGGCTGGTGTACCGGCGGAGGGCAGGGCTATATCGATACGGCGATCGCGGCCGGGGTGGACGTGTTCATCAGTGGTGAGGCGTCCGAGCAGACCTACCACAGTGCCCGCGAAAATGGCGTGAGCTTCATTGCCGCCGGGCACCATGCCACCGAGCGTTACGGCGTGCAGGCGCTGGGCGACTACCTGGCCCGGCGCTTTGCCCTGGAGCACCTGTTCATCGATTGCCCGAACCCGATCTGA
- the cysD gene encoding sulfate adenylyltransferase subunit CysD: MVDKLTHLKQLEAESIHIIREVAAEFDNPVMLYSIGKDSAVMLHLARKAFFPGKLPFPVMHVDTQWKFQEMYRFRDKMVEEMGLELITHVNPEGVAQGINPFTHGSSKHTDIMKTQGLKQALDKHGFDAAFGGARRDEEKSRAKERVYSFRDSKHRWDPKNQRPELWNVYNGKVNKGESIRVFPLSNWTELDIWQYIYLEGIPIVPLYFAAEREVIEKNGTLIMIDDDRILEHLSEEDKARIVKKKVRFRTLGCYPLTGAVESEAETLTDIIQEMLLTRTSERQGRVIDHDGAGSMEDKKRQGYF, from the coding sequence ATGGTCGACAAACTGACGCACTTGAAACAGCTGGAGGCGGAAAGCATCCACATCATCCGCGAGGTGGCCGCCGAGTTCGACAACCCGGTGATGCTCTACTCGATCGGCAAGGATTCCGCCGTGATGCTGCACCTGGCACGCAAAGCCTTCTTCCCAGGCAAGCTGCCGTTCCCGGTGATGCACGTCGACACCCAGTGGAAATTCCAGGAGATGTATCGCTTCCGCGACAAGATGGTCGAGGAAATGGGCCTGGAGCTGATCACCCACGTCAACCCTGAAGGTGTGGCGCAGGGCATCAACCCATTCACCCATGGCAGCTCCAAGCACACCGACATCATGAAAACGCAAGGCCTCAAGCAGGCTTTGGACAAGCATGGTTTCGACGCCGCTTTCGGTGGTGCCCGCCGCGACGAAGAAAAATCGCGTGCCAAAGAGCGTGTCTACTCGTTCCGTGACAGCAAGCACCGCTGGGACCCGAAGAACCAGCGCCCGGAACTGTGGAACGTCTACAACGGCAAGGTCAACAAAGGCGAGTCGATCCGCGTGTTCCCGCTGTCGAACTGGACCGAGCTGGACATCTGGCAGTACATCTACCTCGAAGGCATCCCGATCGTGCCGCTGTACTTCGCTGCCGAGCGTGAAGTCATCGAGAAGAACGGCACCCTGATCATGATCGACGACGACCGCATCCTCGAGCATCTCTCCGAGGAAGACAAAGCGCGCATCGTCAAGAAGAAGGTGCGTTTCCGTACCCTCGGTTGCTACCCGCTCACGGGTGCTGTCGAGTCGGAAGCCGAAACGCTCACCGACATCATTCAGGAAATGCTCCTGACGCGCACTTCCGAGCGCCAGGGCCGAGTCATTGACCACGATGGCGCTGGCTCCATGGAAGACAAGAAACGTCAGGGCTACTTCTAA
- a CDS encoding four helix bundle protein, whose product MDFEKLLVWQRSKCLAVEMYRAFAECRDFGFRSQITRSAVSIPSTIAEGMERRGWREKVWFLSVAKASSAELRTQLIIAGEIGYLPAELANDWINETRELSKMLAGLINKISN is encoded by the coding sequence GTGGATTTTGAGAAGTTACTGGTTTGGCAGAGAAGCAAGTGCTTAGCGGTCGAGATGTATCGGGCTTTTGCCGAATGCCGAGATTTTGGGTTCCGATCTCAGATCACACGCTCAGCTGTTTCAATACCCTCCACTATTGCAGAGGGGATGGAGCGTAGAGGATGGCGAGAGAAGGTCTGGTTTCTCAGCGTAGCGAAAGCCTCCAGTGCGGAGCTGCGTACGCAACTGATCATCGCCGGTGAAATAGGTTACCTGCCCGCTGAATTGGCTAACGACTGGATTAACGAAACCCGCGAGCTCTCCAAAATGCTTGCAGGGTTGATCAACAAAATTTCTAACTAG
- the cysN gene encoding sulfate adenylyltransferase subunit CysN: protein MSHQSDLISEDILAYLAQHERKELLRFLTCGNVDDGKSTLIGRLLHDSKMIYEDHLEAITRDSKKVGTTGEEVDLALLVDGLQAEREQGITIDVAYRYFSTAKRKFIIADTPGHEQYTRNMATGASTCDLAIILVDARYGVQTQTRRHSYIASLLGIKHIVVAVNKMDLKGFDEGVFESIKADYLKFADAINLKPSSLHFVPMSALKGDNVVNHSEQSPWYAGPTLMEILETVEVSADRNFTDLRFPVQYVNRPNLNFRGFAGTIASGVVHKGDEVVVLPSGKSSRVKSIVTYEGELENAGPGQAVTLTMEDEIDISRGDLLVHADNVPPVTDQFDAMLVWMAEEPMLPGKKYDIKRATSYVPGSIASITHKVDVNTLEQGAASALQLNEIGRVKVALDTSIALDGYDSNRTTGAFIVIDRLTNGTVGAGMIIAPPVLPHGGTGQHGKQAHVATEERALRFGQQPATVLFSGLSGAGKSTLAYAVERKLFDMGRAVYVLDGQNLRHDLNKGLPQDRAGRTENWRRAAHVARQFNEAGLLTLAAFVAPDAEGREQAKALIGKDRLVTVYVQASPLACRERDPQGLYAAGGDNIPGESFPFDVPLDADLVIDTQNTSVEEGVKQVLDVLRQRGAI, encoded by the coding sequence ATGAGTCACCAATCCGATCTGATCAGCGAGGACATCCTCGCCTACCTGGCTCAGCACGAGCGTAAAGAACTGCTGCGTTTCCTCACCTGCGGCAACGTGGATGACGGCAAGAGCACCCTGATCGGGCGCCTGCTGCACGATTCGAAGATGATCTACGAGGACCACCTCGAGGCCATCACCCGTGATTCGAAGAAAGTCGGCACCACCGGCGAAGAAGTCGACCTGGCGCTGCTGGTCGACGGCCTGCAGGCCGAGCGCGAGCAGGGCATCACCATCGATGTCGCCTACCGCTACTTCTCTACCGCCAAGCGCAAGTTCATCATCGCCGACACCCCGGGCCACGAGCAGTACACCCGCAACATGGCCACCGGCGCGTCCACTTGCGACCTGGCGATCATCCTGGTCGATGCCCGCTACGGTGTGCAGACCCAGACCCGCCGCCACAGCTACATCGCCTCGTTGCTGGGCATCAAGCACATCGTGGTCGCGGTCAACAAGATGGACCTCAAAGGCTTCGATGAAGGCGTGTTCGAGTCGATCAAGGCCGACTACCTGAAGTTCGCCGACGCCATCAACCTGAAGCCAAGCAGCCTGCACTTCGTGCCGATGTCGGCGCTCAAGGGCGACAACGTGGTCAACCACAGCGAGCAATCGCCGTGGTACGCCGGCCCGACGTTGATGGAAATCCTTGAAACCGTCGAGGTTTCGGCCGACCGCAACTTCACCGACCTGCGTTTCCCGGTGCAGTACGTCAACCGTCCGAACCTGAACTTCCGCGGCTTCGCCGGCACCATCGCCAGCGGCGTGGTGCACAAGGGTGATGAAGTGGTCGTGCTGCCGTCGGGCAAGAGCAGCCGGGTCAAGTCCATTGTTACCTACGAAGGTGAGCTGGAAAACGCCGGCCCAGGCCAGGCCGTGACCCTGACCATGGAAGACGAGATCGACATCTCCCGTGGCGACCTGCTGGTGCACGCCGATAACGTGCCGCCAGTGACCGACCAGTTCGACGCCATGCTGGTGTGGATGGCCGAGGAGCCGATGCTCCCGGGCAAGAAGTACGACATCAAGCGCGCCACCAGCTACGTGCCGGGCTCGATTGCCAGCATTACCCACAAGGTCGATGTGAACACCCTGGAACAGGGTGCTGCCAGCGCGCTGCAGCTGAACGAGATCGGCCGCGTCAAGGTTGCCCTGGACACCTCGATCGCCCTGGACGGTTACGACAGCAACCGCACCACCGGTGCGTTCATCGTCATCGACCGCCTGACCAACGGCACCGTCGGCGCCGGCATGATCATCGCTCCGCCAGTCCTGCCGCACGGTGGCACCGGCCAGCATGGCAAGCAGGCTCACGTAGCCACCGAAGAGCGCGCGCTGCGCTTCGGCCAGCAACCGGCCACCGTGCTGTTCAGCGGCCTGTCCGGCGCTGGCAAGAGCACCCTGGCCTACGCCGTGGAGCGCAAGCTGTTCGACATGGGCCGTGCAGTGTACGTGCTCGATGGCCAGAACCTGCGCCACGACCTGAACAAAGGCCTGCCACAAGACCGCGCTGGCCGCACCGAGAACTGGCGCCGCGCCGCCCATGTGGCGCGCCAGTTCAACGAAGCTGGCCTGTTGACCCTGGCTGCCTTCGTCGCCCCGGATGCCGAAGGCCGCGAGCAGGCCAAGGCGCTGATCGGCAAGGACCGCCTGGTGACTGTTTACGTTCAGGCCTCGCCGCTGGCGTGCCGCGAGCGTGACCCTCAGGGCCTGTACGCTGCCGGTGGCGACAACATCCCGGGTGAAAGCTTCCCGTTCGATGTGCCGCTGGATGCAGACCTGGTGATCGATACCCAGAACACCAGTGTTGAAGAAGGCGTGAAGCAGGTGCTGGATGTGCTGCGCCAGCGTGGCGCTATCTAA